A DNA window from Thalassospiraceae bacterium LMO-JJ14 contains the following coding sequences:
- a CDS encoding metalloregulator ArsR/SmtB family transcription factor, which yields MMNAAQSTEPHDIALQHEAPDSETRREIADLFRILGDPTRLGIVYACLSAPLAAGDIASRLGISASLTSHHLRLLRAARLVRGERRGKQIFYTAADDHVIRVLSDMAEHAIEPDREDMP from the coding sequence ATGATGAACGCAGCACAATCGACGGAACCGCACGACATCGCCCTGCAGCACGAGGCGCCCGACTCCGAAACCCGCCGCGAGATTGCCGATCTGTTTCGTATTCTCGGTGACCCGACGCGGCTCGGGATCGTCTATGCCTGCCTTTCCGCCCCGTTGGCGGCCGGCGATATTGCTTCGCGGCTGGGTATATCCGCATCGTTGACAAGCCATCACCTCAGATTGTTGCGGGCGGCCCGGCTTGTGCGTGGTGAGCGTCGCGGCAAGCAGATATTTTATACCGCTGCCGATGATCACGTTATCCGCGTGCTGTCGGACATGGCGGAACATGCGATAGAGCCGGACCGTGAGGATATGCCATGA
- a CDS encoding cation transporter, with amino-acid sequence MSAVCHHHHAPDPDNNVTPGQRRALWAALLINAAMFVTEITGGALVGSVGLQADAVDFFGDAVNYGLSILVLGMAGVWGTRVAFVKGLAMIGFGIWVAVNIVHHLIAGTVPSAPVMGTIAFIAMLANIACALILFRYRGKDANMASVWICTRNDALSNVAVMLAASGVWVSASGVPDLIVGGLIGGLAIFGGLQVLRLVRIERRQTRRDTEDPAACLNPAETGDD; translated from the coding sequence ATGAGTGCGGTCTGTCATCACCACCATGCGCCGGACCCGGACAATAACGTAACGCCCGGTCAGCGGCGCGCCCTGTGGGCGGCGCTGCTGATTAACGCGGCGATGTTCGTGACGGAAATAACCGGCGGTGCGCTCGTCGGTTCGGTCGGACTGCAGGCGGACGCCGTTGACTTCTTCGGCGATGCGGTGAATTACGGTCTGTCGATCCTGGTGCTCGGTATGGCCGGCGTGTGGGGGACACGCGTTGCTTTCGTCAAAGGGTTGGCGATGATCGGCTTCGGCATCTGGGTCGCGGTGAACATCGTGCATCACCTGATTGCCGGGACTGTGCCGTCGGCGCCGGTCATGGGGACCATTGCCTTTATTGCCATGCTCGCCAATATCGCCTGTGCGCTGATCCTGTTCCGCTACAGGGGCAAGGACGCAAACATGGCGTCGGTTTGGATTTGCACCCGGAACGATGCGCTTTCCAATGTTGCGGTTATGCTTGCGGCTTCGGGTGTCTGGGTCAGCGCCAGCGGCGTCCCCGACCTGATCGTCGGCGGGCTGATTGGCGGGCTTGCCATTTTTGGCGGTCTCCAGGTGTTGCGGCTGGTGCGCATTGAACGCCGCCAGACCCGCAGGGATACGGAAGATCCGGCGGCATGCCTGAACCCGGCCGAAACCGGGGACGATTGA
- a CDS encoding formate/nitrite transporter family protein, which produces MTDPFPAPGYDAYSPGEIAVRVENAGVAKASQAPLTTFVLALLAGAFIAFGGMLFTLVMTDNGLGLGPGRLLGGVAFSLGLILVVVGGAELFTGNNLIVMAWADRKVTTSGLLRNWGVVFAGNVAGSIAMAVMVFLSGTLDIGAGAVAKTAVAIAEAKMTIPPLEAFFRGLLCNTLVCLAVWLCFAAHSVSSKILAIIFPIAGFVALGFEHSIANAYLIPVGYLAGADVGMAGFLGNMLPVTAGNIVGGSVFVALVYWAVYLRGK; this is translated from the coding sequence ATGACCGATCCCTTTCCCGCACCGGGTTACGATGCCTACAGCCCGGGCGAAATAGCCGTCCGTGTTGAAAATGCAGGCGTCGCCAAGGCCTCGCAAGCGCCGCTGACAACCTTCGTGCTGGCTTTGCTGGCCGGCGCGTTCATTGCCTTCGGCGGCATGCTGTTCACACTGGTGATGACGGATAACGGTCTCGGCCTCGGACCCGGGCGTTTGCTTGGCGGGGTCGCGTTCTCGCTCGGGCTGATCCTGGTCGTGGTCGGCGGCGCCGAACTGTTCACGGGCAACAACCTGATCGTTATGGCCTGGGCCGACAGGAAAGTGACGACGTCCGGTCTGCTCAGGAACTGGGGTGTCGTCTTTGCCGGTAATGTCGCCGGCAGCATTGCTATGGCCGTCATGGTCTTCTTGTCCGGTACGCTCGATATCGGCGCAGGTGCGGTTGCCAAGACGGCGGTGGCGATTGCCGAGGCAAAGATGACTATCCCGCCGCTGGAAGCGTTCTTCCGCGGTTTGCTCTGTAATACGCTGGTGTGTCTCGCCGTCTGGCTTTGTTTTGCGGCGCATTCGGTGAGCAGTAAAATTCTCGCGATTATTTTTCCGATCGCAGGCTTCGTCGCCCTGGGCTTCGAGCATTCCATCGCCAATGCTTATCTGATTCCGGTTGGCTACCTGGCCGGGGCGGATGTCGGGATGGCCGGTTTTCTGGGCAATATGCTCCCCGTGACGGCCGGTAATATCGTCGGCGGCAGCGTCTTTGTGGCGCTGGTGTACTGGGCGGTATATCTGCGCGGGAAATAG
- a CDS encoding Na/Pi cotransporter family protein translates to MHILIEIFGGVALMLWGIRMVRTGVMRSFGAELRRALSMTAGKPLRAFAVGFGVTSILQSSTATALILSSFAGRGLIGGAAALAIILGADVGTTMVVQVLSFDLTWLSPLLIGAGVIAFLTSESSHRRALARAAIGLGLILLALQLIGQASVPLRSNETLALILKPLTDEILLAVMLTAVLTWMAHSSVAVVLFVMSLAALQVLNMQLALAMVLGANLGGAFIPVVATYAEKPAGRRVAIGNLMMRGLGVLVCVAVLPWVQPYLAMLDDQPARMIANFHTVFNIALALALLPFVGFVHKLTERMIPALPAQDVPGTPRYLDPSSLDTPSVALACAAREALAMGDTVRDMLARSLDVFQKSDTALVRDIELMDDTVDRLHEAIKLYLTRLSKEEMDKAESERNVEVLSFTTNLEHIGDIIDKNLMDLAAKKIKKRASFSQQGLEELRIFHARILENFDLAMNVFMAPDVDMARMLIHQKVGVRDLERNFAESHYARIADGRADSIETSSLHLDVLRDLKRINGHLTSVAYPILDRAGELTQSRLKDEAAEALDRDARLNPCAPGEAPLP, encoded by the coding sequence GTGCATATTCTGATTGAAATATTTGGTGGCGTCGCGCTGATGTTGTGGGGTATCCGCATGGTGCGCACAGGCGTCATGCGTTCGTTCGGTGCCGAATTGCGCCGCGCTCTGTCGATGACTGCCGGCAAGCCGCTTCGCGCTTTCGCGGTCGGTTTCGGGGTCACGTCGATTCTGCAAAGCTCGACGGCGACGGCATTGATTCTGTCCTCGTTCGCCGGCCGTGGGCTGATCGGCGGGGCGGCGGCGCTGGCGATAATTCTCGGTGCCGATGTCGGCACCACGATGGTCGTACAGGTACTGTCCTTCGATCTGACGTGGCTGTCGCCGCTGTTGATCGGTGCCGGGGTAATCGCCTTTCTGACATCCGAATCGAGCCACCGCCGGGCGCTGGCCCGCGCCGCGATCGGCCTCGGCCTGATCCTTCTGGCGTTGCAGCTGATCGGCCAGGCTTCCGTGCCGCTGCGCTCGAACGAGACGCTGGCGCTGATCCTGAAGCCGCTCACCGATGAAATTCTGCTGGCCGTGATGCTGACGGCGGTCCTGACGTGGATGGCGCATTCCAGCGTCGCTGTCGTGCTGTTCGTGATGTCGCTGGCGGCGTTGCAGGTGCTCAACATGCAGCTCGCCCTGGCCATGGTGCTCGGCGCCAATCTGGGCGGGGCCTTCATTCCCGTTGTCGCGACCTATGCCGAGAAACCCGCCGGGCGGCGTGTCGCCATCGGCAACCTGATGATGCGGGGGCTGGGCGTGCTGGTGTGCGTCGCCGTGCTGCCGTGGGTACAGCCGTATCTGGCCATGCTCGACGATCAGCCGGCGCGCATGATCGCCAACTTCCATACCGTCTTCAATATCGCGTTGGCACTGGCGTTGCTGCCGTTCGTCGGCTTCGTGCATAAACTGACGGAGCGGATGATCCCGGCGCTGCCGGCGCAGGACGTGCCGGGCACACCGCGTTATCTTGACCCTTCCTCGCTGGACACGCCCTCGGTGGCGCTGGCCTGTGCGGCACGCGAGGCCCTTGCCATGGGCGATACCGTGCGTGACATGCTGGCCCGCAGTCTGGATGTGTTCCAGAAAAGCGACACCGCTCTGGTCCGCGATATCGAACTGATGGACGACACCGTCGACAGGCTGCACGAAGCGATCAAGCTTTACCTGACACGGTTGTCGAAGGAAGAAATGGACAAGGCCGAAAGCGAGCGCAATGTCGAGGTGCTCAGCTTCACCACCAACCTTGAGCACATCGGCGACATCATCGACAAGAACCTGATGGATCTGGCGGCGAAAAAGATCAAGAAGCGCGCCAGCTTCTCACAGCAGGGGCTCGAAGAACTGAGAATCTTCCACGCACGGATTCTGGAAAACTTCGATCTGGCAATGAATGTCTTCATGGCGCCCGATGTCGACATGGCGCGGATGCTGATCCACCAGAAAGTCGGCGTCCGCGATCTGGAGCGGAATTTCGCCGAAAGTCATTACGCACGCATCGCCGACGGGCGCGCCGATTCGATTGAAACCAGTTCGCTGCATCTCGATGTGTTGCGCGACCTGAAGCGCATCAACGGCCATCTGACGTCGGTCGCCTATCCGATTCTGGACCGCGCCGGGGAGCTGACGCAAAGCCGCCTCAAGGACGAGGCCGCGGAAGCGCTGGACCGCGACGCACGCCTCAACCCCTGTGCGCCGGGCGAAGCGCCGTTGCCCTGA
- a CDS encoding DUF1810 domain-containing protein: protein MSDPFDLERFVSAQDTVWPDVTAELSAGAKRTHWMWFVFPQIAGLGHSPTAVHYALPSLNAAKAYLKHPVLGGRLEEATGLVLGHAHKSAGEIFGSIDAVKFRSSMTLFDAAGGGPLFADALEAFYGGVRDSATLEILSASETASP from the coding sequence ATGAGCGACCCGTTCGACCTCGAACGTTTCGTCTCGGCACAGGATACGGTGTGGCCGGACGTCACAGCCGAACTGAGCGCAGGCGCCAAGCGGACGCACTGGATGTGGTTCGTCTTTCCGCAGATCGCCGGTCTCGGACACAGCCCGACGGCGGTGCATTACGCCTTGCCGTCCCTGAACGCGGCGAAGGCCTATCTGAAGCACCCCGTGCTGGGCGGCCGTCTTGAAGAGGCAACCGGCCTTGTGCTCGGACATGCGCATAAAAGCGCGGGTGAGATTTTCGGTTCGATCGACGCCGTTAAGTTCAGATCGTCGATGACGCTGTTCGACGCCGCCGGCGGCGGTCCGCTGTTCGCAGACGCGCTCGAAGCGTTTTACGGCGGGGTGCGCGATTCGGCGACGCTGGAGATTCTCTCGGCGAGCGAAACCGCGTCACCCTGA
- the gloB gene encoding hydroxyacylglutathione hydrolase: MSKLEIKQIPVLNDNYVYLAHCPETGATGVVDPAVAGPVLDTLEQTGWTLTHILNTHHHNDHTGGNMELKNATGCTIVGPRADKDRIPGIDVEVGDGDTYTMGAASATVFDVPGHTRGHIAYWFADSDALFCGDTLFVMGCGRLFEGTPAQMVNSLAKFEALPGETRVYCAHEYTQSNGRFALSVDPDNDDLIKLMDEVNDKRARGIPTVPSTLAQERRTNPFLRPSSAGIQATLGMQGADIVDVFAEVRKRKDNF, translated from the coding sequence ATGAGCAAGCTTGAAATCAAACAGATCCCGGTGCTCAACGACAACTATGTCTATCTGGCGCACTGCCCGGAAACCGGCGCCACCGGCGTCGTCGATCCGGCCGTTGCCGGCCCGGTTCTCGATACGCTCGAACAGACCGGCTGGACACTGACGCACATTCTCAACACGCACCATCACAACGATCACACCGGCGGCAATATGGAACTCAAGAACGCCACCGGCTGCACCATCGTCGGCCCGCGCGCCGATAAGGACCGTATCCCCGGCATCGATGTCGAGGTCGGCGACGGCGACACCTATACGATGGGCGCTGCCAGCGCGACGGTGTTCGACGTGCCGGGCCACACGCGCGGGCACATAGCCTATTGGTTCGCGGACTCGGACGCGCTGTTCTGCGGCGATACCCTGTTCGTCATGGGCTGCGGGCGGTTGTTCGAAGGCACGCCCGCGCAGATGGTCAACTCGCTCGCCAAGTTCGAGGCGCTGCCCGGCGAAACCCGGGTTTACTGCGCGCACGAATACACCCAGTCCAACGGCCGTTTCGCGCTCAGCGTCGACCCCGACAACGACGATCTCATCAAGCTGATGGACGAGGTCAACGACAAGCGCGCCAGGGGTATCCCGACGGTGCCCTCGACCCTGGCGCAGGAACGCAGGACCAACCCGTTCCTGAGGCCGTCGAGCGCCGGCATTCAGGCGACACTGGGCATGCAGGGCGCGGACATCGTCGATGTCTTCGCCGAAGTGCGCAAGCGCAAGGACAACTTCTAG
- the trxA gene encoding thioredoxin TrxA encodes MPKQVTDSSFQQDVLGASGPVVVDFWAEWCGPCKQIAPALEEISAEMGDKVTIAKINIDDNPETPSNYGVRGIPTLMLFKDGEVADTKVGALPKSQLVQWIEQNL; translated from the coding sequence ATGCCCAAGCAAGTAACCGACAGCTCGTTTCAACAGGACGTCCTTGGCGCATCCGGCCCTGTGGTCGTGGATTTCTGGGCCGAATGGTGCGGACCGTGCAAGCAGATCGCGCCTGCGCTCGAGGAAATCTCGGCGGAAATGGGCGACAAGGTCACCATCGCCAAGATCAACATCGACGACAATCCCGAAACGCCCAGCAATTACGGTGTGCGCGGCATTCCGACGCTGATGCTGTTCAAGGACGGCGAAGTTGCCGACACCAAGGTGGGCGCGTTGCCGAAGAGCCAGTTGGTGCAGTGGATCGAACAGAATCTTTAA
- the addA gene encoding double-strand break repair helicase AddA yields MSASADFKIRKRTGQQIIAAAPEASVWVSANAGTGKTGVLVDRISRLLLAGVQPERILCLTFTKAAAAEMSNRLSELLGKWSAMPDDVLKEELQALGETPDDPELLSRARQLFAMTLEAPEGLRIRTIHAFCESLLGRFPLEAEIAPDFRVMDDRDQRELQLQARDIVLGQAAARGTELTDALSEIAALVNEEQFAGLMKELDGTRARFRGALQTYGGPGPLGDAVCHALGIDPSLSAEQVIREACVIDDDTRAMLERVCAAWDEGSKTNKDAAATVRGWLELPVEKRETLWRSDFIKVFLTDKQEIRSPDRLVAKDARAFDEGAQSLAVGFAETLIAKLDLLKAINVAAATRALITIGAALIEAYEGIKQRHARLDYDDLIQHASALLSSASGVSWVHYKLDGGIEHVLVDEAQDTSPEQWQVIEEIASDFFTGQSRYEETAERPRTMFAVGDEKQSIYSFQGADPVMFGTMKSRFGDQVQTIGQVWKPVDMAESFRSAPAVLDVVDKVFEDAEAARGLSFDGHKVDHISARQGQAGRVTLWPKEEPRADDGEDDPWHVPLDHVSADSPLARVAVRIADTVKDWIDSGEILPAQGRPVQPGDILILVQRRRRMAETLVAALKERGIAVSGRDRMVLPDQLVIQDLIALGRLTLLPDDDLNTATVLKGPLAGLNEDQLFALAYDRPGTLLDALRDRYGEDEAYARAWERIGTWRNRADFMPPFEFFSNVLNADGGRRRLLARLGPDAADPIDDFLAAALDFEADHVPSMEGFLHWLEIGGTEVKRDLEQGRNEVRVMTVHGAKGLQAEIVFLADACSVPASQTDDKIRWPDGEIPMWPGFKSNETEALQAIKQEKREQSLEEYRRLLYVAMTRAKDRLYVTGFTGKNAAGGSSWYDMIETAMTKLGTAETEADDRTRIVYDKPQTADPDGGGGREGSLAADTPLPGWAMAAPESEPTPPKPLSPSRPDDEEPPVRSPLDGDDGQRFKRGNVVHALMQTLPELPAQNRREAARAYIARPAHGFDEESQAALVHEVMAVLEDPAFAPLFGPGSRAEVPLTGTIETADGPRVISGQIDRLVHSGGELLIIDFKTNRPPPSRPEDVAPLYLKQMATYSAALRQIFPDIPVRAFLLWTDAPKCMELPDELLAPLAP; encoded by the coding sequence ATGAGCGCATCGGCCGACTTCAAAATCCGCAAGCGGACCGGCCAGCAGATCATTGCGGCAGCACCGGAAGCGTCGGTGTGGGTGTCGGCGAACGCGGGGACCGGCAAGACCGGGGTTCTGGTCGACCGGATTTCCCGGCTTTTGCTGGCCGGCGTGCAACCCGAACGCATTTTGTGCCTGACCTTCACCAAGGCCGCCGCCGCGGAAATGTCGAACCGACTTTCCGAGTTGCTCGGCAAATGGTCGGCGATGCCCGACGATGTGCTCAAAGAAGAACTGCAGGCACTCGGCGAGACCCCGGACGATCCCGAATTGCTGAGCCGCGCGCGGCAGTTGTTCGCGATGACGCTCGAAGCCCCCGAAGGACTGCGCATCCGCACCATTCATGCGTTCTGCGAATCGCTGTTGGGGCGGTTTCCGCTGGAAGCCGAAATCGCCCCCGACTTCCGCGTCATGGACGACCGCGACCAACGCGAGTTGCAACTGCAGGCACGCGATATCGTGCTGGGTCAGGCGGCAGCGCGCGGCACGGAACTGACCGACGCGCTATCCGAAATCGCCGCGCTGGTGAACGAGGAACAGTTCGCGGGTCTGATGAAGGAGCTGGACGGCACGCGGGCCCGGTTCAGGGGGGCGCTGCAGACATACGGCGGCCCCGGTCCGCTCGGCGATGCCGTCTGTCATGCCCTCGGCATTGACCCAAGTCTGAGCGCTGAGCAGGTCATTCGCGAAGCCTGCGTTATCGACGACGACACCCGCGCCATGCTGGAACGTGTGTGCGCCGCCTGGGACGAAGGGAGCAAGACGAATAAGGATGCTGCGGCAACCGTGCGCGGCTGGCTCGAGTTACCGGTCGAAAAGCGAGAAACGCTCTGGCGGAGCGATTTCATCAAGGTGTTCCTGACAGACAAACAAGAAATCCGCAGTCCCGACCGGCTGGTCGCCAAAGACGCGCGAGCCTTCGATGAAGGGGCGCAGAGCCTTGCCGTCGGGTTTGCCGAAACGCTGATTGCTAAGCTCGATCTCTTGAAAGCGATCAATGTCGCCGCCGCGACGCGCGCGCTGATCACCATCGGCGCGGCACTGATCGAGGCTTATGAGGGGATAAAGCAACGCCATGCCAGGCTCGATTACGACGATCTGATCCAGCATGCCTCGGCGCTGCTGAGCAGTGCGTCCGGCGTAAGCTGGGTGCATTACAAGCTCGACGGCGGCATCGAGCATGTGCTCGTCGACGAAGCACAGGACACCAGCCCCGAACAGTGGCAGGTGATCGAGGAAATCGCGTCGGACTTCTTTACCGGCCAGAGCCGCTACGAGGAAACCGCCGAGCGGCCGCGCACGATGTTCGCCGTCGGCGATGAAAAACAGTCGATCTACAGCTTTCAGGGTGCCGATCCGGTGATGTTCGGCACCATGAAAAGCCGCTTCGGCGATCAGGTGCAGACCATCGGTCAGGTCTGGAAACCGGTCGACATGGCGGAAAGCTTCCGCTCCGCCCCGGCGGTGCTGGATGTCGTCGACAAGGTGTTCGAGGACGCCGAAGCGGCGCGCGGTCTCAGCTTTGACGGTCACAAGGTCGATCATATCTCGGCCCGTCAGGGGCAGGCCGGGCGCGTCACCCTGTGGCCCAAGGAAGAACCCCGCGCGGACGACGGCGAGGATGATCCGTGGCATGTGCCGCTGGATCATGTCAGTGCCGACAGCCCCTTGGCGCGGGTCGCCGTGCGCATTGCCGACACCGTCAAAGACTGGATCGACAGCGGCGAAATCCTGCCGGCCCAGGGCCGTCCGGTGCAGCCCGGCGATATCCTGATCCTCGTGCAACGCCGCCGCCGCATGGCGGAAACGCTGGTCGCCGCGCTGAAGGAACGGGGCATCGCGGTTTCCGGGCGCGACCGCATGGTCCTGCCCGATCAGCTTGTCATTCAGGACCTGATCGCGCTCGGCCGCCTGACGCTGCTGCCGGACGACGATCTGAATACCGCGACGGTGCTGAAAGGCCCGCTCGCCGGCCTGAACGAAGACCAGCTTTTCGCGCTCGCGTATGACCGGCCGGGGACGTTGCTCGACGCGCTGCGCGACCGGTATGGCGAGGATGAGGCCTATGCGCGGGCCTGGGAGCGGATCGGCACATGGCGCAATCGCGCCGATTTCATGCCGCCGTTCGAATTTTTCTCGAACGTGCTGAATGCCGATGGCGGACGGCGCCGGTTGCTGGCACGGCTGGGACCGGACGCCGCCGACCCGATCGACGACTTCCTCGCCGCCGCGCTGGACTTTGAAGCCGATCACGTGCCGTCCATGGAAGGCTTCCTGCACTGGCTGGAGATCGGCGGCACCGAGGTCAAACGCGACCTTGAGCAGGGCCGCAACGAGGTCCGTGTCATGACCGTGCACGGCGCCAAAGGACTGCAGGCGGAAATCGTTTTCCTTGCCGATGCCTGCTCGGTCCCGGCGTCGCAGACCGATGACAAGATCCGCTGGCCGGACGGTGAAATCCCCATGTGGCCCGGCTTCAAGAGCAACGAGACCGAGGCGCTGCAGGCGATCAAGCAGGAAAAGCGCGAACAGTCGCTGGAAGAGTACCGCCGGCTTCTTTACGTCGCCATGACCCGCGCCAAGGACCGGCTGTATGTCACCGGCTTCACCGGCAAGAACGCCGCCGGCGGATCTTCCTGGTATGACATGATCGAAACCGCCATGACGAAACTGGGGACCGCGGAAACCGAAGCCGATGACCGCACCCGGATCGTGTACGACAAACCGCAGACGGCGGACCCGGACGGCGGCGGCGGGCGCGAAGGCAGCCTTGCCGCGGACACCCCCCTGCCCGGCTGGGCCATGGCTGCGCCCGAAAGCGAACCGACGCCGCCCAAACCGTTGAGCCCGTCCCGTCCCGATGACGAGGAACCGCCGGTGCGTTCACCGCTCGACGGCGATGACGGTCAGCGCTTCAAGCGCGGCAATGTCGTGCATGCACTGATGCAGACCCTACCCGAACTGCCCGCCCAGAATCGCCGGGAAGCGGCGCGTGCCTATATCGCCCGCCCGGCGCACGGTTTCGATGAGGAATCCCAGGCCGCTCTTGTCCACGAAGTTATGGCGGTGCTCGAGGACCCGGCGTTCGCCCCCCTGTTCGGCCCCGGGTCGCGCGCCGAAGTGCCGCTCACCGGCACTATTGAGACCGCCGACGGCCCGCGTGTCATATCCGGGCAGATCGACCGGCTGGTGCATAGCGGCGGCGAGCTGCTGATTATCGACTTCAAGACCAACCGTCCGCCGCCGTCCAGGCCCGAAGACGTGGCCCCCCTGTATCTCAAGCAGATGGCGACTTACAGCGCTGCGCTCCGGCAAATTTTCCCGGATATTCCTGTACGCGCCTTTCTATTGTGGACAGATGCGCCCAAGTGCATGGAATTGCCGGATGAATTACTGGCCCCTCTGGCACCTTGA